The following are encoded in a window of Lynx canadensis isolate LIC74 chromosome B1, mLynCan4.pri.v2, whole genome shotgun sequence genomic DNA:
- the METTL14 gene encoding N6-adenosine-methyltransferase non-catalytic subunit isoform X2, whose translation MEEYKDELEMQQEEENLPYEEEIYKDSSTFLKGTQSLNPHNDYCQHFVDTGHRPQNFIRDVGLADRFEEYPKLRELIRLKDELIAKSNTPPMYLQADIEAFDIRELTPKFDVILLEPPLEEYYRETGITANEKCWTWDDIMKLEIDEIAAPRSFIFLWCGSGEGLDLGRVCLRKWGYRRCEDICWIKTNKNNPGKTKTLDPKAVFQRTKEHCLMGIKGTVKRSTDGDFIHANVDIDLIITEEPEIGNIEKPVEIFHIIEHFCLGRRRLHLFGRDSTIRPGWLTVGPTLTNSNYNAETYASYFSAPNSYLTGCTEEIERLRPKSPPPKSKSDRGGGAPRGGGRGGTSAGRGRERNRSNFRGERGGFRGGRGGAHRGGFPPR comes from the exons ATGGAAGAATACAAG GATGAATTAGAAATGCAGCAGGAAGAAGAGAATTTGCCATATGAAGAAGAGATTTATAAAGATTCTAGTACTTTTCTGAAG GGAACGCAGAGTTTAAATCCCCATAATGATTACTGCCAACATTTTGTAGACACTGGACATAGACCTCAGAATTTCATCAGGGATGTAG GTTTGGCTGACAGATTTGAAGAATACCCTAAACTGAGGGAGCTCATCAGGCTCAAGGATGAGTTAATAGCTAAATCTAACACTCCTCCTAT GTACTTACAAGCAGATATAGAAGCCTTTGACATCAGAGAACTGACACCTAAATTTGATGTGATTCTTCTGGAACCCCCTTTAGAAGAATATTACAGAGAAACTGGCATCACTGCTAATGAAAAATGCTGGACTTGGGATGAT ATTATGAAGTTAGAAATTGATGAGATTGCAGCTCCAcgatcatttatttttctctggtgTGGTTCTGGGGAGGGATTGGACCTTGGAAGAGTG tGTTTACGCAAATGGGGTTACAGAAGATGTGAAGATATTTGTTGGATTAAAACCAATAAAAACAATCCTGGAAAGACTAAGACTTTAGATCCAAAGGCTGTCTTCCAGAGAACAAAG GAACACTGCCTTATGGGGATCAAAGGAACTGTTAAGCGTAGCACAGATGGGGACTTCATCCATGCTAATGTTGACATTGACTTGATTATCACAGAAGAACCTGAAATTGGCAATATAGAAAAGCCTGTagaaatttttcatattattgaaCACTTTTGTCTTGGTAGAAGACGCCTTCATCTATTTGGAAGAGATAGTACAATTCGACCAG GCTGGCTTACAGTTGGACCGACTCTTACAAATAGCAACTATAATGCAGAAACATATGCATCCTACTTTAGTGCTCCTAATTCCTACTTGACTGGATGTACAGAAGAAATTGAGAGACTTCGACCAAAATCACCTCCTCCCAAGTCTAAATCTGATCGGGGAGGTGGAGCTCccaggggtggaggaaggggtggAACTTCTGCTGGCCGTGGTCGAGAAAGAAACCGATCTAACTTCCGAGGAGAAAGAGGTGGCTTTCGCGGGGGCCGCGGAGGAGCACACAGAGGTGGCTTTCCACCTCGGTAA
- the METTL14 gene encoding N6-adenosine-methyltransferase non-catalytic subunit isoform X1, whose protein sequence is MDSRLQEIRERQKLRRQLLAQQLGAESADSIGAVLNSKDEQREIAETRETCRASYDTSAPNAKRKYQDEGETDEDKMEEYKDELEMQQEEENLPYEEEIYKDSSTFLKGTQSLNPHNDYCQHFVDTGHRPQNFIRDVGLADRFEEYPKLRELIRLKDELIAKSNTPPMYLQADIEAFDIRELTPKFDVILLEPPLEEYYRETGITANEKCWTWDDIMKLEIDEIAAPRSFIFLWCGSGEGLDLGRVCLRKWGYRRCEDICWIKTNKNNPGKTKTLDPKAVFQRTKEHCLMGIKGTVKRSTDGDFIHANVDIDLIITEEPEIGNIEKPVEIFHIIEHFCLGRRRLHLFGRDSTIRPGWLTVGPTLTNSNYNAETYASYFSAPNSYLTGCTEEIERLRPKSPPPKSKSDRGGGAPRGGGRGGTSAGRGRERNRSNFRGERGGFRGGRGGAHRGGFPPR, encoded by the exons ATGGACAGCCGCTTGCAGGAGATCCGGGAGCGGCAGAAGTTACGGCGGCAGCTCCTGGCGCAGCAG TTGGGAGCTGAAAGTGCTGACAGCATTGGTGCTGTGTTAAATAGCAAAGATGAGCAGAGAGAAATTGCTGAAACAAGAGAAACTTGCAG GGCTTCCTATGATACCTCTGCTCCAAATGCAAAACGGAAGTATCAGGATGAAGGGGAGACAGACGAAGACAAGATGGAAGAATACAAG GATGAATTAGAAATGCAGCAGGAAGAAGAGAATTTGCCATATGAAGAAGAGATTTATAAAGATTCTAGTACTTTTCTGAAG GGAACGCAGAGTTTAAATCCCCATAATGATTACTGCCAACATTTTGTAGACACTGGACATAGACCTCAGAATTTCATCAGGGATGTAG GTTTGGCTGACAGATTTGAAGAATACCCTAAACTGAGGGAGCTCATCAGGCTCAAGGATGAGTTAATAGCTAAATCTAACACTCCTCCTAT GTACTTACAAGCAGATATAGAAGCCTTTGACATCAGAGAACTGACACCTAAATTTGATGTGATTCTTCTGGAACCCCCTTTAGAAGAATATTACAGAGAAACTGGCATCACTGCTAATGAAAAATGCTGGACTTGGGATGAT ATTATGAAGTTAGAAATTGATGAGATTGCAGCTCCAcgatcatttatttttctctggtgTGGTTCTGGGGAGGGATTGGACCTTGGAAGAGTG tGTTTACGCAAATGGGGTTACAGAAGATGTGAAGATATTTGTTGGATTAAAACCAATAAAAACAATCCTGGAAAGACTAAGACTTTAGATCCAAAGGCTGTCTTCCAGAGAACAAAG GAACACTGCCTTATGGGGATCAAAGGAACTGTTAAGCGTAGCACAGATGGGGACTTCATCCATGCTAATGTTGACATTGACTTGATTATCACAGAAGAACCTGAAATTGGCAATATAGAAAAGCCTGTagaaatttttcatattattgaaCACTTTTGTCTTGGTAGAAGACGCCTTCATCTATTTGGAAGAGATAGTACAATTCGACCAG GCTGGCTTACAGTTGGACCGACTCTTACAAATAGCAACTATAATGCAGAAACATATGCATCCTACTTTAGTGCTCCTAATTCCTACTTGACTGGATGTACAGAAGAAATTGAGAGACTTCGACCAAAATCACCTCCTCCCAAGTCTAAATCTGATCGGGGAGGTGGAGCTCccaggggtggaggaaggggtggAACTTCTGCTGGCCGTGGTCGAGAAAGAAACCGATCTAACTTCCGAGGAGAAAGAGGTGGCTTTCGCGGGGGCCGCGGAGGAGCACACAGAGGTGGCTTTCCACCTCGGTAA